A stretch of the Hippocampus zosterae strain Florida chromosome 16, ASM2543408v3, whole genome shotgun sequence genome encodes the following:
- the LOC127588096 gene encoding APC membrane recruitment protein 1-like: MDEEVTHVNHTAGCGHSAKTTSESHDFVNKLAMASRDVDKLPSDTGDLETISGSLSKCGGSDVAEEHLPDKATSIEKTPKSGKFRTALTFFGVRKSMCLLPSFFGGRSKNQSKWTSKKGLYKSKTHDGLSQISHDDSPRGASTSTGDFEYLNQSDCNENLHCNECSFPNEQKSQSLTRQKRGLKSFFSSFKHHKNQRNGSDKTEMIAMSSPHCPKAMPPVQSDPDQYVTQCLESEPDVPDFANAMCDSSLAPECNSTKVVTLEKSCDQENTPIECDTQSCLDQIDEINLMAVVSSEYKESGRGQSEPCLLLEMMPDPTLKSETPAGSSDQLNLIYGEVASLKSFDSLTGCGDIIADQEVDGITEAPVSGERSRNGGKRASCFLTFQGGGEEMASPEDFDEQCLHDFWENNASEELHCPYNQDFMDVSASIIPSHNMDSEQQASTSNTSADVLTPQSEHQESVPNSDEGYYDSTTPGPDEGQDRTDRLRQTNRLPRDSYSGDALYELFATDESLVSPHHESKPRLPSSKQIEQMDVPDSVFSEMKRLPSAEQYQVQDLIEVQSACKPFKLTRNTVSPQEVDWKKNCHLNSKSQAALSKNLEAGELNEKGTELASPTTINVDCKTRHSNLSFANPSDPDFKTLCDPKELHPEENKPVALPFGNVGSHSPDCNSCLDESHAVCFSQALVNYEKNSQLLCNLHNASVDVLETSSAFTPNMEALPTIVTFDVVDTHNEGEYEEQIHMELEEDISSPYQEFEESYLQKDAFAECDYQMLDLYEQSLISNTWAIASLPRHLGLTRLSQSMSNPLSLDRRSRSLDTESLQLQMPSACRESRAATLCCPKAEGDPESHPSAYCEKNVLMSSSEVTGGGSAMALPWQSRSEMALSVPLTDEDITATVEKLNIFSDSFSGGLPDDEAHLHSDVPMSCDVMSPDAELYSRPCHLPLPSDSCLPHSTFVYSGIDTSYGSDEDGFRKAPADWQSYNMQFGQSGQTVNMDRMSHSGSPRRAGVKTEDPHIDATNPATGNKLPKMTLKLKGSQ, translated from the coding sequence atggatgaagaagTGACACACGTGAACCACACTGCTGGGTGTGGACATTCAGCTAAAACAACCTCAGAAAGTCATGATTTTGTAAACAAGCTGGCAATGGCTTCTCGTGACGTTGACAAGCTCCCAAGTGACACCGGGGACTTGGAGACAATTTCGGGATCCCTTTCTAAATGTGGCGGTTCTGACGTTGCAGAAGAGCATCTTCCAGATAAAGCAACTTCTATCGAGAAAACCCCAAAATCTGGAAAATTTAGGACTGCTCTTACATTCTTTGGAGTTCGCAAAAGCATGTGTCTCTTACCGAGCTTTTTCGGAGGAAGGAGTAAAAACCAGAGCAAGTGGACTTCTAAGAAGGGACTCTACAAAAGCAAAACTCATGATGGGCTAAGCCAAATAAGTCACGATGACAGCCCGAGAGGTGCATCCACTTCCACTGGGGACTTTGAGTACCTCAACCAGAGTGACTGCAATGAAAACCTGCATTGTAATGAATGTAGTTTCCCCAACGAACAGAAATCTCAGTCCCTCACTAGACAGAAACGGggtttgaaaagtttttttagtagttttaaacatcacaaaaaccagAGGAATGGCTCGGACAAAACGGAAATGATTGCAATGTCCTCTCCTCACTGCCCTAAAGCGATGCCTCCTGTCCAGAGCGACCCTGACCAGTATGTCACACAGTGCCTGGAATCTGAACCGGATGTGCCTGATTTTGCAAATGCTATGTGTGATAGTTCACTGGCACCTGAATGTAACAGCACTAAAGTCGTAACCTTAGAGAAGAGTTGCGACCAAGAAAACACTCCGATTGAGTGTGATACTCAATCATGTCTTGATCAAATAGATGAAATAAATTTGATGGCTGTGGTTTCCAGCGAATACAAGGAGAGCGGGAGAGGACAGAGTGAGCCTTGTCTGTTACTTGAGATGATGCCTGATCCTACACTGAAGTCCGAAACACCGGCTGGCTCATCTGATCAACTGAACCTGATTTACGGCGAGGTCGCCTCACTTAAGAGCTTCGATTCACTCACTGGTTGCGGGGACATCATTGCGGATCAAGAGGTTGACGGCATCACAGAGGCGCCGGTTTCTGGAGAAAGAAGTAGAAATGGAGGAAAGCGGGCCTCCTGCTTTCTCACGTTCCAGGGCGGCGGTGAAGAAATGGCCTCCCCTGAAGATTTCGACGAACAGTGTCTCCACGATTTCTGGGAAAATAATGCATCTGAGGAACTTCACTGTCCTTACAACCAGGACTTCATGGATGTGAGTGCCAGCATAATTCCATCGCACAATATGGACAGCGAACAGCAAGCCAGCACCTCAAACACTTCAGCTGATGTGTTGACACCCCAAAGTGAGCATCAAGAATCGGTTCCTAATAGTGACGAGGGCTACTATGATTCTACTACCCCGGGTCCAGATGAAGGACAGGACAGAACAGACCGGCTAAGACAGACAAACAGATTACCCAGGGACAGTTACAGCGGGGATGCCCTCTATGAACTGTTTGCAACGGATGAGAGTCTTGTCAGTCCACATCATGAAAGCAAACCCAGACTGCCAAGTTCCAAACAGATTGAGCAAATGGATGTCCCCGATTCTGTTTTCTCCGAGATGAAACGACTACCAAGTGCCGAACAGTATCAAGTGCAGGATTTGATTGAGGTGCAAAGTGCATGCAAGCCCTTCAAATTGACACGAAATACAGTATCTCCGCAAGAAGTTGACTGGAAGAAGAACTGTCATTTGAATTCAAAATCACAGGCAGCGCTTAGCAAGAATTTGGAGGCAGGTGAATTGAATGAAAAGGGAACTGAGCTCGCTTCCCCAACTACTATAAATGTTGACTGTAAGACGAGGCACAGCAACTTGTCATTTGCAAATCCATCTGACCCAGATTTTAAAACGTTATGTGATCCCAAAGAGCTACATCCAGAGGAAAACAAGCCTGTTGCACTGCCGTTCGGAAATGTCGGTTCCCATTCTCCGGATTGTAACAGTTGTTTGGATGAAAGCCACGCCGTTTGTTTCTCCCAAGCGCTTGTAAACTATGAGAAAAACTCTCAGCTGCTGTGCAACTTGCACAACGCGAGCGTGGACGTCTTGGAGACGAGCAGCGCCTTCACTCCAAATATGGAGGCCTTACCCACCATCGTCACGTTCGATGTGGTGGACACGCATAACGAGGGGGAATACGAGGAGCAGATTCACATGGAGCTGGAGGAGGACATTTCGTCACCCTATCAGGAATTTGAAGAGAGCTACCTCCAAAAAGATGCATTCGCTGAATGCGACTATCAAATGTTAGATCTGTATGAGCAGAGTCTCATCAGTAACACGTGGGCCATCGCGAGTCTTCCACGGCACCTTGGCCTTACAAGACTAAGCCAGTCCATGTCCAATCCCTTGTCCCTGGACAGGAGGAGTCGGTCTCTGGACACGGAAAGCCTTCAGTTGCAGATGCCGAGTGCATGCAGAGAGAGCAGAGCTGCTACCCTTTGCTGTCCTAAAGCTGAAGGAGACCCTGAGAGTCATCCTTCAGCATATTGTGAAAAGAATGTACTGATGTCCTCATCAGAGGTGACAGGTGGTGGCAGCGCTATGGCCCTACCGTGGCAAAGTCGCTCAGAAATGGCTTTAAGCGTTCCTTTGACTGATGAGGACATCACTGCAACGGTTGAGAAACTTAACATATTTTCTGATTCATTCAGCGGGGGCTTACCTGACGATGAAGCCCACCTTCACTCTGATGTGCCAATGTCTTGTGATGTCATGTCGCCAGACGCAGAGCTTTACAGTCGGCCGTGCCACCTCCCCTTGCCGTCAGATTCTTGTTTACCTCACAGCACCTTTGTTTATTCAGGAATAGACACGTCGTACGGTTCAGATGAGGATGGGTTTCGCAAAGCTCCCGCCGATTGGCAGTCGTATAACATGCAGTTTGGTCAAAGCGGACAAACGGTGAATATGGATAGAATGTCTCATTCCGGAAGTCCTCGGAGGGCGGGTGTGAAGACGGAAGACCCGCACATAGATGCGACAAATCCCGCAACGGGCAACAAACTTCCCAAAATGACCTTGAAATTGAAAGGCTCTCAATAA